Below is a window of Brassica napus cultivar Da-Ae chromosome A5, Da-Ae, whole genome shotgun sequence DNA.
tcaagtttgtgtaatagaatggccgtttGACGTAAAAAAAAGCAtgttcattaaaaatatttgatatacaAGAGAATAAAAATGTCATTGAATTCATTAATGATTAGATAAAATCATATGAGAATATATATGTAGTAGATAAGaaagatataaatataaacaaaagagaaaagcAATAGATACTGAAGAGAACAATTATCTTATTTTCGAGAGAGAATGGGGATTGTTGAGAAGAAATGACCATGGATTTTCCAAGAGAAAAAGAATAATGTGTACATTTATTGAATAAGTTCACAACCAGTAATGAGTAAATTgaactaaatatttgaaaatgaaaagtACTACATAATTTAGAAATACGATAAAACACCATAAATCTAGAAAACACTTAACATATAGCTTCAATAGCGAGCCTTCTAGCAGCACCACTGCAATCTGGTACTCCAAACTTTTCTGCAGTGACATCAATGGAACACTTCTCTTTTCCGACACATTCTTTTGTTAGAATATCAACAGCGTTCTTACTTCCTTCGCAGGTTCCCTTTACGAAAGATCCACAATTTCCATCTGGGTTACCAAAAGAGGCAAATTTGATGGCAGAAATAGTTTTCCTATCGCATGAAAGCTCAATAACATTTTTCTCATAGACGTTGGCACATACACTTCCCACTATAGTAGTTTGAAAATTGACAAGCGATGGGTTTCCTCCCATCTCCTCAAACAAAACTAGTGTGTTATCTCCTTCTGTGATCAAGAAAGAACGAGGAACATGGTACCTGTTCATGAAAggaatcaagaaaaaaaatccaataaatGTTCctcagttttatatttaaaagatttGAATTTGTAACCTAATAATTTGTAGAAAATGTACCATCTTTGTGTAGGTTCTCCACAATTGGTCTGACACTTTTCCGCATAATAAGCCCCTCTATAGTTACATTTCGCAGAACAACCATCAGAGCTTGAAATGAATGCCGGCCAATAGCGTCCAATGTTGTTTCCATTGATCCAAGCTGTACCTTTTCCAAGTCCCAAAAGATCGACAACAACTGGATCAttgcccaatggagccttgaaCGTAGTCTGAAAGACAAAATGATATGATATTATTTGATACTAAATCAACAAGTGTTTGGTTAGTAATCTTATGAATAATAATATCTAATTACCTTATACCAAGTCATGGTTCGGTTCAATGGTACACTTTGGAATGACCATTTAGACGGTGATTCCGTTTTAAAGAGTTTGTTCTCAAACCCATTTAAACCGGTTTTATAGCTCCATTTATGAGAAGACAAGTCCTTAACTATGGTTTCATCACCATTTCTTCCAATAATTGAAATCGGTCCAGTGATTCCAACTGGAACACTTTCGAAGAAAGCACCATAGTTCTATAAAGAAATttgacaaaattttattttttgttagaaTAGAACTTAAAAATGcaacataatataatattttataagttaCCTGAAGTCCCACAGTTATGCTAAGGAGAGAAATGACATTACGGCCGGACTTAAACTTTGCATCTTTCTCAAAAATATAGTGAAATTTTCCATTTTCAGCGTGTTGACtacctaaaatataaatcaaagatttttttattgtaagctAGTATTGTagagattttaaaaacatatacatGAGATTACTTACCAATATGTTTTCCATTGACAAAAACACGAAGGACATGAGCAGTACTATTGACGCGGAGAGACATGTTTTTAACCAAAAATGGATCTCGTTTTCTAAACTTAACGGTAGTCATATACCATAGATAATCACTTTGGTCATTGCTCACTACTTTCTGATCAAAGAGTTGTGTGTTTGTAGATTCTCCTTTTCCTCTCAAAAGGAAATTGTCCATGTTCTCTGGTCTCCATGACCATTTTAGAGTTGAAGGGTCCTCTTCAGCTTCATTTGATTTCTTAACCATCATTGAAGTCTGAGTGgtaatctaaaatttaaaaccaacaAAACAATGAATTTTTGTTACATCTTTGAATGAACAATGGTTGTTAgcatgaaattttaaaatccacaaaagaaaaatctaaaagaaataacCTTGGCGGTGTTATAAGCCTCTGTTTTGCAATCCGGTAAAATGGTAACAGACCAAGCTGGGACAACATAAGATTCTCCTCTGAAACTAATTGCTGCATCTGAATTTTCATTTCCGTTTCCAAAAAAGCAGCTAGATCCTTCTTGGGTTGTATAAATTGTTGCctataaaacatttttgtgatAAGTAACTAATTCAAGAATAACATGTACAATATGATAAAAAATTACAAGAATATTACCGATGCGGAGTTTCCAAAGTCAATGGTGGAGATGTTTCCGTATGTGAGAGTTTTCTCCATAGAATGAAGAACATCATGAAGTTGTTTCAAATGACCGTATTTTGGTTGGCTCAAATTACCTAGTAGAATCCcatgttaaaaaaatagaaacttcaaaaatagattaaaatatgactataatttaaatttaccaTATTCGTCTAGGGGAGCATCATAATCATATGAAGTTGTGATGTATGGACCACCTGCGGTTCTATCAAAGTTGGTGCCTCCATGGTACTATAAAAGTAAAAGTATTTCAATTTATTATTCTAATTAATGACTATTTTGTGTGCTTacgtaattaaataaattattttttaattattatattttaccatgtaataattattaaaagttCCTCCTCTTTGGAAGAATCTTGCAACAGAAAATGCAACATCTTCAGTTGTTCTATGAGGATTTTTACCACCCCATTGCTTAAACCTAAACAAATATAAGACacacaatatttatatatgataaaatattttaaaagcaagaaaaatatttaatcatactgaaaataaaactaaccaTCCGGTCCAATTCTCAGTCCACATCTTTGGAGTGTTGGGATTGTTTGGTGTAAAATTGTCACAATAAAAGCCATTACATGTGTTCAACTATAAAAGAAAACGATTTAAAATGGTTAACCTTtgaatatcttaaaataaatattcattataaCTAGGCTGATCTTGTTACCATAGGCTGAGGGGCATCATTTTGTTGACACATTATCCATGGAACACCAACATCGAGAGCCTGAGCCATGTTTGCACACCACTTAATGTATGATTTACCCGCTTCTCCATAGGGTCCCATTATATTTCCGTACTCATTTTCAATctatatgattaataaaaaaaattaaaacaattatgttaagaACTTTATATAACATTACCAGACGGGATAATGTATTTCGGACATAGATCGATCACCTGAGCAAGGATAATTGGACCTCCTTGTGATGCAAacaacttttcttttttgaccATGTCTACTATCATAGTTGTGAAGTTTTGCATCTCATCCTATACATAAGTGAtccatataaaatttaattaagaagaatacatatttgataaaaaaaaagaatatgtcTGATCGGTAAAATTACCATATATGCTTTGTTTGTAGTTCTGAACACCATTCCGGGCATGTTGTGCAGCCACACAGGGAATCCtctatttaaaaatgattagataactcacaaatttaaaatattacaagGGAAATCATAATATCATAATACAAGAGGCTAACTCATTATgataatctattatatatatatatatgtatatatatatataatttaaagagACTAGATGAGGACATTTACGATATATAAGTTTTGGtatattgattaataaaaacaatatatggGAAATAGTTGTATCACTACACAAGATGTTAATTATGAAGACTAATTAAACTGATATATATACTGCAATTAAAGAGACTAGTTAAatctgttttattatattaccCGTAATTCCACTCGGCACATGCATATGGTCCTATGCGAAGAACACCATACAGTCCTTCATCTTGAATGGTTTTTAGGAATCGAATAAGATCTAGTTTTCCAGAGAAATCATATTGACGGCGAGTAGGCTCATGCGCATTCCAGAAAACATAAGTTTCGATCGCATCAAGACCACCTTCCTTACCCTTTTTTATAAGATCTGGCCACATCTAAAcatattaacaaaacaaatataattagtaGTAAACGCAGAAGAATAAGCGACTCATAGTGTTCGATGTATGGTATTTTAAATACCTCAGGAGTGCTTCTAGGGTAATGGATTGAACCAGAAAGAAGGACTCGGCGATGACCATCAATGGTGATGGCTCGACCATCATGAGAAACTATTGTGGCACATGCACAATTTACTAAGACAcaacataaaataaatcttagagaAGCCatatttatttagaattttttttaatgaagaaATATGGAAGAAAACAAAGCTTTTTATAGCGGCATAAAATTGTTACTTACAGATAATTTAGATAATTATAGATTTTCTGCAATAAAAAGCTAAAAATTTAactgaaattttatttctaaatttttattatttaaaaataattatcgtGACAGTAACAAAAAGCATTTATCCAGATATACAATTTAGATTTGATTTGGATAATAATAGATTTTATGCCAAAAAAAACTGAATCGATATAGCTTGGTTGTTGAACTTTGGTTTCAACTCATTATATCTTAAAACATGTCTGAATAATAAAGTTAACTGTTTcgtaaataattttgaatcttaaaagcatcatatttatattaatctacatgtttaaacaatttaaattggAATCATTTTACTACTTTCCATTTTTCACAAAGGCGATAAAAATAATGTTCTCGACAACCTATGTTTTTCATATAATAAATATCTTGTTTTTGTTAATCAAATATTATGTATGAGCATTGAATAACTGTTTTACTAACTTGACAACGAGaagtatatatatgattttccagatttttaaatatatacaaaaactcGTATGGATTTATCCCCACTTTTTACTCAAAAGTAGTTGTTTTTAACATTTTGGTAGACATGTTAATAAAGAGTTTGATttcattttgttatatattagaTATAACAACTCTctgtctagttttttttttaatttaaaacatatcaaTTCAAACTTctgaatataaataaaagttagcAAATTTCTTAGAAAggaaatagtatatatatttccaAACATCTAAACCACttagtctctctaaattgttTTCTGGGAATCAGAATTTAAGGTACTTTAATTATCAAACATATTGGGTACTTTGTCAACTGTAAAGCTTTAAGGTGCTATGCAATTAGTATAAGTTCTCCGGACACTGAAAATGTATTAGGAATTGAATGTAGAACTTAACAACAGAAGTTGCAGGTCATAACTAACAACTGAAGTTGCAGATCTGGTGTAACAAAAGAAATGTcagtagttcaaaaaaaaaatccttatcTTATTATCCTTCCAGGGAAATTCCTCAACAATGGCTACTAAATTTTTTGTATTCTTTGTCTCTCTTTTGAAAGCTACTCTTCACTACAATATTCGGATTTTTCATCGGAGGCCAATAAAATCTGTGACAGTTAGGACCATCGATTTATTAAGATAATTAGCTATTTCAAGCTTATGATGGAAGCCTCAAGCTTGAAAGTTTGTCTGTATGCATATTTTGCGGTGGGCACACATACCTTTTTCAGGTAGCTTGTCTTTGTTTTAGACAGTTTTAGACGGTTCAAACAAACATCTCTTAACAACATAACACCATCTCTTAACATAACACCATCTCTTAGTACATCATACACATATAAAGTTCTATTTTATGTCGGATTGTGTCACTTACCGCACCTATAAGGATGGCGAACTTCCTTTCTCGGTACAAGAAATGCATCAATAGCTGAGGCAACAACCATAGGAAAAAAGTCATAGGATTTGTGGGTTTTTACGATCCACCAGACATTATGATCAACCAGGTTAATTTTTTGTTGTCTATAGACAAAGCTAAAGAgatataatatcaaaatattaaatctgATCTATAACCTTTGGTTTCAAGCAGGAAACGGAAGAGAGattgatataccatgattttcacccgcttttatacatggtatataaaagttttaagacatattaatcatgttttagagtcttttcaaagcaaatACAGGTCTATTCACCTGATTGAAGGAAATGATACTTTTGGGACAATTTGGAATGCTTTTACGCaaggaaaatcgatcgacgttAGAAGAGCAACATCGGTCGATCTTAATCACTTATTATCAATCGACATACAGTcttgtgcatcgatcgatacgcagTCACACTGATGAAATCGCAAActaaaagatttcatttcccagaagatctattatttacaacttaagtccctggccgcctgttaggcaatatgtactagggttttgtatcatttcgaGGACACTTGCAAAAGACCTAGTTTGGAAAAggagcattttggctaccattatgagagcttaggattggagagatagatctgagactgcaaaacagagaagatcttgaactcctttatttctattactctatctatttgtgttcaatgtttcatttgagtttatttcacactatcatgactttgtctctcatgaatatgtttgagtaaaccaactgttagatttaggtttctcaccatggttgaaaatatgtactgctaatatgactgttaaaaaggtgttttgattgttctttcattgcttataaacttaatgctaaaattgagattgatcacCTTCATTTTAGATCCTAGGATTAATTGAGTCCGACTAACCGTTTCCGCTCAATACCTGAACCCATTTGCGTGATCTAACTGACTCAGGCGCAACGACAATTGGtctgagaaggttagagaacaaTTTAAACCCGTTCGTAAAGCTCACTAGAATAACCGTCGATCGACGCAACTATCGTTCTGTCGGTCGATCgttacaaaggtgtatcggtcgatgtacataaagtcacatcgatcgacactttctcgagatcaaaatacaacagttgagatccgagatctagtgAAGATAATCTATCCGGTTAAATTAACGTTTAGTTCAAGAACCATTGAACCATTTAGTTTAAACTAAGTGCATACATTTTACACCTAAGAATTACCTGGATCTAGCTACTTTTCCAATCTTGAAACCACATCAATTCAATCTATTGAATCActgttgttttcgatttatcatttattgcttttaaaactattaaaaacttTCAGTCTATattcatttctaattatttaagtctgttgagtaatcctagagtctctgtgtattcgatccctaagtattatatctgaacctcttttgatgagagtaatactctttagggtaatttgagtgatatcagagATTCAGAAGCTGATTGAAGAGATAAGTTGGGAGATGGTACTATCACGAGATAATCAATCTAGGAAacatttaatataacattttttgggATGAGAAACATTCAAAAACCAATCCTCCAAAATCTCCAGAGGAATACCATCCTTCTTATTAGAcgctggagaaaaaaaaaaacacatcttCGAATAGATGAATGTATTTGAGAAATAAAGAAACGGAGGAAGTATTCATATATTGATGATTAAACGAAATATGGAGTTACTAGTATGTGACCAGAAAACAATTTGTCTGTATatcaagtattatatatatatatatatatatatataaagtttttcCTATCTAAAGAGAGAAGGGGTATTATAAAATACGCTTATATTTGAGttactttttattggttgttctattccggtctggttacccagaccgaCTCAAGTTTGAGTAACAGAATAGCCTTTTGACGTAAAAAAAGATCATAACATTCTTTTATAAACGGTTTTTGTGCGTCTTTAAACATTTAAAACGATAAGatgatttttgttgaatatgATGTTTTCTGCAATGGAAATTTTTATTTGTCGCGCTTAAACTTCAATTGAAGTTTCACTAATAGCAATGGGAAAGAggctataaaaaaattaagagttcT
It encodes the following:
- the LOC125608644 gene encoding beta-galactosidase 15-like — translated: MVVASAIDAFLVPRKEVRHPYRCVSHDGRAITIDGHRRVLLSGSIHYPRSTPEMWPDLIKKGKEGGLDAIETYVFWNAHEPTRRQYDFSGKLDLIRFLKTIQDEGLYGVLRIGPYACAEWNYGGFPVWLHNMPGMVFRTTNKAYMDEMQNFTTMIVDMVKKEKLFASQGGPIILAQIENEYGNIMGPYGEAGKSYIKWCANMAQALDVGVPWIMCQQNDAPQPMLNTCNGFYCDNFTPNNPNTPKMWTENWTGWFKQWGGKNPHRTTEDVAFSVARFFQRGGTFNNYYMYHGGTNFDRTAGGPYITTSYDYDAPLDEYGNLSQPKYGHLKQLHDVLHSMEKTLTYGNISTIDFGNSASATIYTTQEGSSCFFGNGNENSDAAISFRGESYVVPAWSVTILPDCKTEAYNTAKITTQTSMMVKKSNEAEEDPSTLKWSWRPENMDNFLLRGKGESTNTQLFDQKVVSNDQSDYLWYMTTVKFRKRDPFLVKNMSLRVNSTAHVLRVFVNGKHIGNQHAENGKFHYIFEKDAKFKSGRNVISLLSITVGLQNYGAFFESVPVGITGPISIIGRNGDETIVKDLSSHKWSYKTGLNGFENKLFKTESPSKWSFQSVPLNRTMTWYKTTFKAPLGNDPVVVDLLGLGKGTAWINGNNIGRYWPAFISSSDGCSAKCNYRGAYYAEKCQTNCGEPTQRWYHVPRSFLITEGDNTLVLFEEMGGNPSLVNFQTTIVGSVCANVYEKNVIELSCDRKTISAIKFASFGNPDGNCGSFVKGTCEGSKNAVDILTKECVGKEKCSIDVTAEKFGVPDCSGAARRLAIEAIC